CGGTCACCTCTGCCAACCGTAAGGTCGAGGCCGGCAAACAGTTCCGGGAACTCAGATGACCACCGATACCCCAGGTCCCTGCACTGGATAATGACCTTGGACTCCATGGGCGCCAGGCGAAAGTTGAAATCCATGGAGCGGATCGCCTCGAGCCGGTCCGGCACCTTCTGCTTTTCCAGGGTCCGGATGCGGGACTGGACCAGCCCCACCAGCCGGGCCTTGGCCCTGAACTTCCGGATAAACTCTTCGGTCTGTTTTCGCTTGCGTTCGATGTTGATCCGGGATTTTTCGTGGACCTCCTCTTCCAGGGCGATCTGGCCATAGTACCTGGCCGTATCGCCGGGCATCTTCCGGATCCGGCGCCGATGGATCCCCATGGTGTGGGTGGTCACCGAATCCATGAAGCTGCGGTCGTGGGTCACGAGCAGGAGTTCACCCCTCCACGAGCGGAAAAACCGTTCCAGCCAGCGGATGGCCACGATGTCCAGGTAGTTGGTGGGCTCGTCCAGCAGCAGAAAATCGGGATCGGAAACCAGGAGCTTTGCCAGGTTCAGGCGCACCTGGTAGCCGCCGGAGAAGGTGTAGGGCGGCCTTTCCATGTCGGCCCTGGAAAAACCCAGGCCTGCCAGTACCTTTTCGGCCTTCCAGCTCTGGTCCTTATCCTCTTCGGGCAGACCCAGGGCCGCCTCAGTGAGAACGGTTGACTCGGTAAAATCCAGCTGCTGTCGAAGGTGGCCGATGCGGTAGCCCCGCGGCGCCGTGATAATGCCCGAATCGGGCGTCTCCTCCCCCGCTATGAGCCTCAGGAAGGTGGTTTTGCCATGACCGTTTCGCCCCACCAGGCCGACCCGCTCGCCCCGGTTGATGTTGACGGTCACCCCCTCGAAGAGGGCCTGAGTGCCGTATGACTTGGAGAGGTTCTCGATCTTGAGCATGGAAGGAGATTACAGAGTCCAGGGTCCAACGTCCAGAGGGAAGGGTCTGTAATCCACGTAAATGCGTACGTGCGTTGAGCGTGAGCGCGTAAGATCTGACGCAACCACTCTCGCACGCTTTACGCACACACGCTTTACGCACGCACAGCATTGATCAGGCGTCAGCTGATCAATGCACTTCCGTCCCGGCCTCCTGATGTTCCTTGAAAGTCATCATGAAGGAGGTCCCGCCCTCGCCGTTGTACGTTAGCTCCCCGCCAAGCTGCTCCACCAGGACCACGACCAGCTGCATCCCCATGGATTTGACCTTGCGGTAGTCCATCCCCTCGGGCAGCCCGACCCCGTCGTCGCTGATGGTCAGGGTGTAGGTGCCGCCCAGTCTCGTTACCGAAACCTCGATCTTCCCCTTACGCTGGTCCGGGAAGGCGTGCTTGAGGGCGTTGGAGATAAGTTCGTTGACGATGAGCCCGCAGGGGATCGCCGTATCCAGGTTTATATCCAGGACCGGGATATCCAGGACCAGTTGGATGGCCTCCTTTTTCACCATGTAGGATTGGAAAAGGTTCTCCACCAGGTCGCGGAGATACTTGGCCAGGTTGATCAGGGCCAGGTCCTCGCGCTGGTACAGCTCCTCGTGGATGAGGGCCATGGTCTTGATCCTGTTCTGGCTCTCCTTGAAGACGGAGCGCACACCAACATCGCCGATGTATTGTGACTGCAGGTTCAACAGCCCGGAGATAACCTGGAGGTTGTTCTTGACCCGGTGGTGGATCTCCCGCAAAAGGATCTCCTTTTCCGCCAGGGAGTTTCTGATGCGTTCCTGCGCCTCCTGCCGTTCAGAGATGTCCCTGATGACGG
The genomic region above belongs to bacterium and contains:
- a CDS encoding ABC-F family ATP-binding cassette domain-containing protein, with translation MLKIENLSKSYGTQALFEGVTVNINRGERVGLVGRNGHGKTTFLRLIAGEETPDSGIITAPRGYRIGHLRQQLDFTESTVLTEAALGLPEEDKDQSWKAEKVLAGLGFSRADMERPPYTFSGGYQVRLNLAKLLVSDPDFLLLDEPTNYLDIVAIRWLERFFRSWRGELLLVTHDRSFMDSVTTHTMGIHRRRIRKMPGDTARYYGQIALEEEVHEKSRINIERKRKQTEEFIRKFRAKARLVGLVQSRIRTLEKQKVPDRLEAIRSMDFNFRLAPMESKVIIQCRDLGYRWSSEFPELFAGLDLTVGRGDRIAVVGPNGKGKSTFLRVLAGELEPGTGTVGAHGTARMGFYGQTNVERLEPNRTVVEELVAGDPDRSVQKARGVAGTMMFEGDAALKKISVLSGGEKSRVLLGRLLLEPHNLLLLDEPTNHLDMDSCEALLSALVQFEGAVVIVTHNEMFLHSLAQRLVVFDRGRSAVFEGTYRNFLDEVGWESEELPDTGTRGHGDTEKLPKGESKKEARKEKARLLKEKARDLAPLKEKTEGLEREVRELELEVEKVNEELIAASNSGDGDAIASLSKQLSELKDELERNYEELFGVTEELERLEQEWSEKL